One segment of Pseudoalteromonas rubra DNA contains the following:
- a CDS encoding RNA polymerase sigma factor has translation MIINAKEAFNPDTIELLVQRAQQGEQAAFEQLYQQCYRRVYGLCLRLLADQAHAEDATQEVFVQLWHKIAQFQGQSKFTTWLHSVTSNVAISYLRKQKNWLQKVVSLEDSGMEYAEIMQCQSLNGLDKLILRLPERARLVFVLHAVEGYRHEEVASMLNMAVGSSKSQFHRARKLLQEWYDNE, from the coding sequence ATGATAATCAATGCCAAAGAGGCATTTAATCCAGACACGATTGAGTTGTTAGTGCAGCGTGCTCAGCAAGGCGAGCAAGCGGCATTTGAACAGCTCTATCAGCAGTGTTATCGCAGGGTGTATGGACTGTGTTTGCGTTTGCTCGCTGATCAGGCCCATGCGGAAGATGCGACACAGGAGGTGTTTGTACAACTTTGGCACAAAATTGCCCAGTTTCAGGGGCAGTCAAAATTCACTACCTGGTTGCACAGTGTCACATCGAATGTCGCGATCAGTTATTTACGTAAACAAAAAAACTGGCTGCAAAAAGTGGTAAGTCTCGAAGACAGTGGGATGGAATACGCCGAGATAATGCAATGCCAATCGCTCAATGGGCTCGACAAACTGATCTTACGTTTACCAGAGCGAGCACGTCTGGTGTTTGTTTTGCACGCGGTGGAAGGGTACCGCCACGAAGAAGTTGCCAGCATGTTGAATATGGCGGTGGGATCAAGTAAATCGCAGTTTCACCGGGCCAGGAAATTGTTACAGGAGTGGTATGACAATGAGTAA
- a CDS encoding DUF4097 family beta strand repeat-containing protein produces the protein MKAIIFGLATLPLFALAGDKIDEQIEIPLDGKVVIESQRGKVTIKSWDKPSFQVIGELDELAEGYTLETQGSVTEFIVKMPRRSKSWNNQRDGSRLTIYMPRQSELNFEGVSVDVDVSHFDAGVAVTTVNGDIEANELSGKVELETVNGDIEGKKLSGNIRYETVNGDIEDMASNGKLRFNAVNGGIESVTQATDIRVENVNGEVDFDIASLKDLRMSTVNGEINVRLRALEKSANIRFESVSGDVDFYFPAELSARFDIDAHAGGRIINELSTDKEKKAKYGPSRELEFVVKDGDVDVEIDTVSGRIALKKL, from the coding sequence ATGAAAGCAATCATTTTTGGACTGGCTACGCTGCCGCTGTTTGCCCTGGCGGGTGACAAGATTGACGAACAGATAGAGATACCGCTGGATGGCAAAGTCGTTATCGAAAGCCAGCGAGGCAAAGTGACAATTAAATCATGGGATAAGCCAAGCTTTCAGGTCATTGGTGAACTGGATGAACTGGCCGAAGGCTATACGCTGGAAACTCAGGGCAGTGTGACCGAGTTTATCGTTAAAATGCCACGCCGCAGTAAAAGCTGGAATAACCAGCGAGACGGCTCTCGGCTGACGATTTATATGCCACGGCAAAGCGAGCTTAACTTTGAAGGGGTGAGTGTTGACGTGGATGTTAGTCACTTTGATGCTGGTGTGGCCGTAACCACAGTCAACGGGGACATTGAGGCCAATGAACTCAGCGGCAAGGTTGAACTGGAGACCGTGAATGGCGATATTGAAGGCAAAAAGTTATCTGGCAATATTCGTTATGAAACGGTCAATGGTGACATTGAAGATATGGCATCAAATGGCAAGTTGCGTTTCAATGCGGTCAATGGCGGCATTGAGAGTGTGACTCAGGCTACTGATATTCGCGTTGAAAACGTCAATGGAGAAGTAGATTTTGACATTGCCAGCCTGAAAGACTTACGTATGAGTACGGTGAATGGTGAGATCAACGTGCGTCTAAGAGCACTCGAAAAAAGCGCGAATATTCGTTTTGAGTCGGTCAGCGGAGATGTCGACTTTTACTTCCCGGCAGAACTGTCCGCACGCTTCGATATTGATGCCCATGCAGGTGGACGGATCATCAATGAGCTTTCGACAGACAAAGAGAAGAAAGCCAAATATGGTCCATCCCGGGAATTGGAATTTGTGGTCAAAGATGGAGACGTGGATGTGGAAATCGATACTGTCAGCGGGCGCATTGCATTGAAGAAACTGTAA